The following coding sequences lie in one Gouania willdenowi chromosome 5, fGouWil2.1, whole genome shotgun sequence genomic window:
- the LOC114463393 gene encoding netrin-4 isoform X2, with product MIASKLLWTGQQMLVALSCLVTFVTQSDAASRCEKHACSPPIGNLASGRMLHTLSSCCRSSSSHHPICSHPLISHQTCPEDSHPPAHMTDDSFLHPDTWWESHSDSQDEIRLDLEAAFYLSHVVFVFKSPRPAAMVIERSTDFGKTWEVVQMFSQNCSEEFGLSDDLKQPGSMCTSRYSSAEPCSGGEVVLRLLRPNSIETLDPYSPEAVARLTVTNVHVRLIRPQRCPVSQSSYAGPTQSPPSAVSFNTSEEIPVSSTYAIYTLLVRGTCLCHGHAEHCVSQNSSENQNQDSTMVYGRCLCAHNTTGSQCEECAPLYNDRPWRPANGSSGESNSCLKCECHGHADSCHFSQRAWISSGKTSGGVCDKCQHNTVGRRCQRCRHGYHRRASLPHSSAHTCTVCWCDPHGTLSPPHGWEGPWCHPRSGQCHCKPGVGGANCDRCLIGYWGFGDAGCRACGCSGGCDPNTGLCPVSNTNNQVLHVPIGWKVPAWDPMFNTEEEVNWSKELSVSALHHTGKCSCKEKKLRNVSDLCHIKHDYAHDKGSHAEVKVKVRKVLQSGNVQLSLGTFSIYPVSWTSRGCTCPVLNPGVDYLVAGPEEPETGRLLVTMHSVVVPWTPRLGLLISEGLRNGCL from the exons ATGATAGCGTCTAAGTTGCTTTGGACAGGGCAACAGATGCTGGTCGCGCTGAGTTGCCTCGTTACGTTTGTAACGCAGAGTGACGCAG CTTCCAGATGTGAGAAGCATGCGTGCAGTCCACCCATAGGAAACCTGGCCAGTGGCAGGATGCTCCACACTCTGTCAAGCTGCTgtaggagcagcagctctcatCACCCCATATGTTCTCATCCCTTAATCAGCCATCAAACCTGCCCTGAGGACAGTCACCCACCAGCTCACATGACTGACGACTCTTTCTTACACCCTGATACGTGGTGGGAATCACACTCTGACTCTCAGGATGAGATACGTCTGGATCTGGAGGCAGCCTTTTACCTGTCCCATGTGGTGTTTGTGTTCAAGTCCCCTCGGCCTGCTGCCATGGTCATTGAACGCTCCACTGATTTTGGAAAGACTTGGGAAGTTGTTCAAATGTTTTCACAGAACTGCAGTGAAGAGTTTGGTTTATCTGATGACCTAAAGCAGCCTGGATCAATGTGTACGTCACGATACAGCAGTGCAGAGCCGTGCTCTGGAGGGGAG GTAGTTTTACGTTTACTACGGCCCAACAGCATAGAAACACTGGACCCCTACAGCCCTGAAGCCGTCGCCCGCCTCACCGTCACAAACGTCCACGTCAGACTGATCCGACCTCAGAGATGTCCTGTGTCTCAAAGCTCGTACGCTGGTCCAACACAGTCTCCACCCTCAGCTGTGTCTTTTAACACCAGCGAAGAGATCCCAGTCTCCTCAACATATGCCATCTACACATTACTAGTCAGAGGGACCTGCCTGTGCCACGGCCATGCTGAGCATTGTGTTTCACAGAACAGCAGCGAGAACCAAAACCAGGACAGTACAATG GTGTACGGTCGATGTCTGTGTGCTCACAACACGACTGGTTCTCAATGTGAGGAGTGTGCCCCACTCTACAACGACAGGCCCTGGAGACCAGCCAATGGGAGCAGTGGGGAGTCCAACTCCTGCCTGA AGTGCGAGTGTCACGGCCACGCGGATAGCTGCCATTTCTCCCAACGCGCCTGGATTTCATCTGGAAAAACCAGCGGAGGCGTTTGTGACAAATGCCAGCACAACACCGTCGGACGCAGGTGCCAGCGCTGTCGCCATGGCTACCACCGCCGAGCATCACTGCCCCACAGCTCCGCCCACACCTGCACAG TGTGCTGGTGTGATCCTCATGGCACATTGTCACCCCCCCATGGATGGGAGGGGCCCTGGTGCCATCCTCGGAGCGGTCAGTGCCACTGTAAACCTGGAGTGGGAGGAGCCAACTGTGATCGCTGCCTGATTGGTTATTGGGGCTTTGGGGACGCTGGTTGTAGAGCGTGCGGCTGCTCTGGAGGCTGTGACCCAAACACTGGACTTTGTCCTGTCAG caacacaaacaATCAGGTGTTACACGTGCCGATTGGTTGGAAAGTCCCGGCCTGGGATCCCATGTTCAACACTGAGGAGGAAGTGAACTGGTCCAAGGAGCTTTCAGTGTCTGCGTTACATCACACAG GGAAGTGCAGCTGTAAGGAGAAGAAGCTGAGGAATGTTTCTGACCTCTGTCACATCAAACACGACTATG CTCACGACAAAGGAAGCCATGCGGAGGTGAAGGTCAAAGTTCGCAAGGTTCTCCAATCTGGCAACGTGCAGCTCAGCCTGGGCACCTTCAGCATCTACCCAGTGTCCTGGACCAGCCGTGGCTGCACATGCCCAGTGCTCAACCCAG GTGTGGACTACCTGGTTGCTGGCCCAGAGGAGCCCGAAACTGGTCGTTTACTGGTCACCATGCACAGTGTGGTGGTTCCATGGACTCCTCGATTAGGTCTTCTCATATCTGAGGGTCTGAGGAATGGATGCCTTTGA
- the LOC114463393 gene encoding netrin-4 isoform X1, with amino-acid sequence MIASKLLWTGQQMLVALSCLVTFVTQSDAASRCEKHACSPPIGNLASGRMLHTLSSCCRSSSSHHPICSHPLISHQTCPEDSHPPAHMTDDSFLHPDTWWESHSDSQDEIRLDLEAAFYLSHVVFVFKSPRPAAMVIERSTDFGKTWEVVQMFSQNCSEEFGLSDDLKQPGSMCTSRYSSAEPCSGGEVVLRLLRPNSIETLDPYSPEAVARLTVTNVHVRLIRPQRCPVSQSSYAGPTQSPPSAVSFNTSEEIPVSSTYAIYTLLVRGTCLCHGHAEHCVSQNSSENQNQDSTMVYGRCLCAHNTTGSQCEECAPLYNDRPWRPANGSSGESNSCLKCECHGHADSCHFSQRAWISSGKTSGGVCDKCQHNTVGRRCQRCRHGYHRRASLPHSSAHTCTVCWCDPHGTLSPPHGWEGPWCHPRSGQCHCKPGVGGANCDRCLIGYWGFGDAGCRACGCSGGCDPNTGLCPVSNTNNQVLHVPIGWKVPAWDPMFNTEEEVNWSKELSVSALHHTGKCSCKEKKLRNVSDLCHIKHDYVIKVHVLSAHDKGSHAEVKVKVRKVLQSGNVQLSLGTFSIYPVSWTSRGCTCPVLNPGVDYLVAGPEEPETGRLLVTMHSVVVPWTPRLGLLISEGLRNGCL; translated from the exons ATGATAGCGTCTAAGTTGCTTTGGACAGGGCAACAGATGCTGGTCGCGCTGAGTTGCCTCGTTACGTTTGTAACGCAGAGTGACGCAG CTTCCAGATGTGAGAAGCATGCGTGCAGTCCACCCATAGGAAACCTGGCCAGTGGCAGGATGCTCCACACTCTGTCAAGCTGCTgtaggagcagcagctctcatCACCCCATATGTTCTCATCCCTTAATCAGCCATCAAACCTGCCCTGAGGACAGTCACCCACCAGCTCACATGACTGACGACTCTTTCTTACACCCTGATACGTGGTGGGAATCACACTCTGACTCTCAGGATGAGATACGTCTGGATCTGGAGGCAGCCTTTTACCTGTCCCATGTGGTGTTTGTGTTCAAGTCCCCTCGGCCTGCTGCCATGGTCATTGAACGCTCCACTGATTTTGGAAAGACTTGGGAAGTTGTTCAAATGTTTTCACAGAACTGCAGTGAAGAGTTTGGTTTATCTGATGACCTAAAGCAGCCTGGATCAATGTGTACGTCACGATACAGCAGTGCAGAGCCGTGCTCTGGAGGGGAG GTAGTTTTACGTTTACTACGGCCCAACAGCATAGAAACACTGGACCCCTACAGCCCTGAAGCCGTCGCCCGCCTCACCGTCACAAACGTCCACGTCAGACTGATCCGACCTCAGAGATGTCCTGTGTCTCAAAGCTCGTACGCTGGTCCAACACAGTCTCCACCCTCAGCTGTGTCTTTTAACACCAGCGAAGAGATCCCAGTCTCCTCAACATATGCCATCTACACATTACTAGTCAGAGGGACCTGCCTGTGCCACGGCCATGCTGAGCATTGTGTTTCACAGAACAGCAGCGAGAACCAAAACCAGGACAGTACAATG GTGTACGGTCGATGTCTGTGTGCTCACAACACGACTGGTTCTCAATGTGAGGAGTGTGCCCCACTCTACAACGACAGGCCCTGGAGACCAGCCAATGGGAGCAGTGGGGAGTCCAACTCCTGCCTGA AGTGCGAGTGTCACGGCCACGCGGATAGCTGCCATTTCTCCCAACGCGCCTGGATTTCATCTGGAAAAACCAGCGGAGGCGTTTGTGACAAATGCCAGCACAACACCGTCGGACGCAGGTGCCAGCGCTGTCGCCATGGCTACCACCGCCGAGCATCACTGCCCCACAGCTCCGCCCACACCTGCACAG TGTGCTGGTGTGATCCTCATGGCACATTGTCACCCCCCCATGGATGGGAGGGGCCCTGGTGCCATCCTCGGAGCGGTCAGTGCCACTGTAAACCTGGAGTGGGAGGAGCCAACTGTGATCGCTGCCTGATTGGTTATTGGGGCTTTGGGGACGCTGGTTGTAGAGCGTGCGGCTGCTCTGGAGGCTGTGACCCAAACACTGGACTTTGTCCTGTCAG caacacaaacaATCAGGTGTTACACGTGCCGATTGGTTGGAAAGTCCCGGCCTGGGATCCCATGTTCAACACTGAGGAGGAAGTGAACTGGTCCAAGGAGCTTTCAGTGTCTGCGTTACATCACACAG GGAAGTGCAGCTGTAAGGAGAAGAAGCTGAGGAATGTTTCTGACCTCTGTCACATCAAACACGACTATG TGATTAAGGTCCATGTGCTGTCAGCTCACGACAAAGGAAGCCATGCGGAGGTGAAGGTCAAAGTTCGCAAGGTTCTCCAATCTGGCAACGTGCAGCTCAGCCTGGGCACCTTCAGCATCTACCCAGTGTCCTGGACCAGCCGTGGCTGCACATGCCCAGTGCTCAACCCAG GTGTGGACTACCTGGTTGCTGGCCCAGAGGAGCCCGAAACTGGTCGTTTACTGGTCACCATGCACAGTGTGGTGGTTCCATGGACTCCTCGATTAGGTCTTCTCATATCTGAGGGTCTGAGGAATGGATGCCTTTGA